The following are from one region of the Lytechinus variegatus isolate NC3 chromosome 4, Lvar_3.0, whole genome shotgun sequence genome:
- the LOC121413867 gene encoding prefoldin subunit 3-like: MAGDSEKNLAKPAGIPEAVFVEDVDSFMQKPQNESAEIVLKRLEEQHQKYKFMEMNLLQKKRRLKGQIPDIRTTLDIVKHLQSKQGSEDELKTQFLLSDQVYAKATILPTKKVCLWLGANVMLEYELSDAEALLSKNLKAATESQTQVDKDLDFLRDQYTTTEVNMARVFNWDVKRRQAAAGKGSS; this comes from the exons ATGGCTGGAGACAGTGAGAAAAACCTTGCAAAACCCGCTGGCATTCCTGAGGCTGTATTCGTT GAAGATGTAGACAGTTTTATGCAGAAACCCCAGAATGAGTCTGCTGAGATTGTGTTGAAGAGATTAGAAGAACAGCATCAAAAGTATAAATTCATGGAAATGAATTTATTGCAGAAAAAGAGAAG ATTAAAGGGCCAGATTCCTGATATTAGAACAACTTTAGACATTGTCAAACATTTACAAAGTAAACAG GGTTCTGAAGATGAGTTAAAGACACAGTTTCTTTTATCAGACCAAGTGTATGCCAAGGCTACTATACTACCTACCAAGAAAGTTTGTCTGTGGCTAGGG GCTAATGTGATGCTGGAGTATGAACTGTCTGATGCCGAGGCTCTCCTCTCCAAGAACCTGAAAGCAGCAACAGAGAGCCAGACTCAGGTTGACAAGGACCTGGACTTTCTCAGGGACCAGTACACCACCACTGAAGTCA ACATGGCACGTGTCTTTAACTGGGATGTGAAACGGCGGCAGGCAGCAGCGGGGAAAGGATCGTCATAG